DNA from Sphingomonas sp. SUN039:
GATGGGGAGCGTCGCATGACGGAAGGCCATGACATGACCGTCATCGCTGGTCGCGTTGACGATGAGGTCCGACGGAATGTCATCGACCACGAGCGAATGATAGCGTGTTGCCGTGAAGGGGGAGGGCAGCCCCGCGAACAGCCCGGTCCCGTCGTGCGTCACGGCGCTGGTCTTGCCGTGCATCAATCCGCCGCGCACGACCCTGCCGCCGAAATGCTGGCCGATGGCCTGATGCCCAAGACACACGCCGAGCAGGGGGCGCGCAGCTTCGGCACAGGCCGCGACCAGATCGAGCGAAATCCCGGCTTCGTTCGGGGTGCACGGCCCCGGCGAGATCAGGAACGCTTCCGCGCCGCTCGACATCGCCTGCCCGACGCCGATGGCATCGTTGCGAACGACCTCGACCTCGGCCCCCAGCTCCATCAGATAATGGACGAGGTTCCAGGTGAAGCTGTCATAATTGTCGATGACGAGAATCACTGGCCGTACCCTGCTTCACTGGCGACACGAACCGCTTCGCGCGCGGCAGCCATGAGCGCCCCAGCCTTCGCCTCGCACTCGCGTTGTTCGTAGTCGGGGTTCGAATCCGCCACAATGCCCGCACCGGCCTGCACGTGCATGACACCGTCTTTCACCACGGCGGTGCGGAGGACGATGCAGCTGTCCATGCTGCCGTCGGGGCTGAAATAGCCGACGCCACCCGCATAGGCCCCGCGCGTTTCGGGTTCGAGCTCGGCGATGATCTCGCAGGCGCGGACCTTGGGCGCGCCGCTGACCGTGCCTGCCGGGAACCCCGCGAACAAGGCGTCGAGCGCGTCCTTGGCGGGCGAGAGCTTTCCGACCACGTTCGAGACGATGTGCATGACATGGCTGTAGAATTCGACAGTGTAGCTGTCGGTGACGGTGACGCTGCCTGCGGTCGCGACGCGCCCGACATCGTTGCGGCCGAGGTCGAGCAGCATCAAATGCTCGGCGCGTTCCTTGGGGTCGGCGAGCAGGCTTGCGCGGTTTTCGGCGTCCTCGACGGCGGTCTTGCCGCGCGGACGCGTGCCAGCGATCGGGCGGATCGTGACCTCGTCGTCGCGGACGCGGACGAGGATTTCGGGACTGGACCCCGTCAGCGAAAAGCCGGGCAGATCGAGGTGATAGAGGAACGGCGACGGATTGATCCGCCGCAGCGCGCGGTAGAGATCGAACGGGGGCAGGGTGAAGGGCAGAGTGAAGCGCTGGGCGAGGACGACCTGAAAAATGTCGCCGGCGGAAATATACTCCTTCGCGCGGGCGACCATCGCGGCGTAGCGACCGGGGGGGAGGACAGGCGTCGCCTCGGCGGAGGCCGAGGCCGCTGTCGATGGAGTACGCCCGTTCGTGGCGGCCCCGGCCTCCGCCGGGGCGACGTAGGGCTGGGCAATCCGCGCGATAGTCGCTTCGATCCGCTCGACCGCGTCGTCCAGCCGCCCGCCCGGCCATACTGGCGCGACCACGAACAGACGGTCCGCCAGCCGGTCGAACACCAGCACCACCGTCGGCCGCACGAACATCATGTCAGGCAGGTTCAGCGGGTTTGCGGGGGGACGCGGCAAATCCTCGACCAACCCGACCGTCTCGTAACCGAAATAGCCGACGAGGCAGGCGAGTGCGCGCGGAAGGCCCTCGGGCACGTCGATGCGGCACGTCGCGACCAGCGACCGCAGCGCGTCGAGCGTCGTCTCGGCGAGCGGCTCAAAGGCGTTGCGGTCGGTCAGCCAGTGGCGGTTGACCTCGGCAGCGGCCCCCTGCGCGCGGAACACCAGATCCGGGGCAAGGCCGATCAGGCTGTAGCGCCCGCGCACGGCACCGCCCTCCACTGATTCGAGCAGGAAATCGCCACGCCCGGACTCGATCAGCTTGAGCGCTGCCGAGACCGGGGTCTCGGTATCGGCAATCATATCGCGCCAGACGAGCGCGGGTTTGCCCGCTGCGAGCAATTGCGCCGCCGCCGCGTCGCGCGCAGCGACGTCGGGGCTCATCGAGCGCCGCTGCCCGTCAGCGAAGCCTTGAGCTTGGCGAGCCCGGCATCGCTTTTGGTCGCGCCCACTTCGGCGCGGACCGCCTTGGCGAACTGTTCGACATATTCGTCACCGATGGCGCCCGACAGCTGCTGCTGCGTCGCCTGGATCAGGCCGGGTGCCGTCCGCGCATCGCCGGCGACGATCTTGTCGACATAGACGACATACCAGCCCTGCTTGCCCTCGACTTGCAGGGTGCGCGCGCGCTTTTCGGGCATCGCGAACATCATCGCGAGCGGCGGGGGAGCTTTGCCCTGCGCCTGAGCGAGTTCGAGGCGGCGCGCACCGGCGGGCTGCGCCGGGGGCAAAGCGACCCCGACCGATTGCAGCGCCGTGCCCAGCGGCGTGCCCGCATTGACCGCAGCAACGATCTTGTCGGCAGCAATCTTGGCAGCCTTCGATCCTTTGTCGACCTGGACATCGGCGACGACCATCGCGCGCACTTCGGCCAAGGGCTTGGGCGCGGCGGGCACTTTGCGGTCGAGCTTCCACAGGACATAGCCCGCGTCTCCGGCGAGCGTGGCAACCGCCGGATCGTCGTCAGGCTCGGCACGGAACGCATCGGTCAGAAATGCCGCAACTTCGGGCGCCGCCCGGTAACCCGGCACGTCGAACGATGTCCCGCCGCCGGTCAGCGCAGGTGTCGTCTCCACGGTCAGTGCGTATTTCTTGACGAGTTCATCGAAGGTGACGTTGTTGCCCGCGTCATCCTCCATCTGGACGATCAGGTCGGCAATCGCGCGCTTTTCCTTTTGTTCGGTGATTTCGGCCGCAAGCTTGGCGCGCACCGCCGACAGCGGCGTCGCGGCAATCCCCTGGACCGCATCGACGCGCACGACATGGAAGCCCAGCCCCGATCGTTCGACGGCGGCGAAATCTCCCTTGGCGGCGGCAAAGGCGGAGTCGGCGACGCGTGCGCCGGTCAATTGCGCAAAGGCTGTCTTGTCGGTCGAGGCCACCGTCAGCGGCTCGCGCTGCACCGACTTTGCCGCGTCGGCAATCGACATGCCGCCCCTGACCTTGTTCAGCAGGTCGTTGGCCTGCGCCTGGGTCGGCACGATGATCTGGGTAAAGGCCCGCTTGTCACGCGCGGCATAGCTGGCGTCGGCGGCATAGGCGCTCTGGATTTCGGCATCGGTCGCGACCGATTTGGCGGTCACGCGCGATTTGTCGAAACGTGCATAGCGGACGACGCGCCGCTCCGGCAGCGTGTAGCGGGCAATGTTGCGCTGATAGAAGGTCTGCAATTCGGTGTCGGTCGGGGCGGTCTTGGGCTCGAATGCCTTGCTCGGCACCACTGCGACCTGTCCGCTGCGGCTTTCGAGCAGTAGCGACGCGTACGGCAGGATCAGCTTTTCGGGCACCCGCGCCGCGCCTGCTGCCGGGATCGCCAGCATCTTGGTCAGTGCCTCGCGCGCGAAATCGTCGCGGACCACTTTCTCGCTCAGTTTCCGCTGCGCCAGCACTTGCGCGAAGGTCGTCTGGTCGAACCGGCCGGTCGGGCCGTAAAAGGCGGGAATGCTGGAGATCGCGCCATCGACCAGCTTTTTGCTCGCGACCATGCCCTGCTGCGCGGCAAAGATTTCGAGCGCGCGGCCGGTTATCGTCAGATCGACGGTTTTCTCGACACCGCCGCCGGCCACGAACTGGCTCATGTCCATTTCGGGATTGCGCCGTCGTTCGCCTTCGAGCTGGTTCTGGACGCGACGGGCGAGTTCGCCCTCGTCGATGTCCTTGCCACCGACCGTCGCAACCGCGCTGCTGCTGACGCCGGGCAGGCCGAAACCGCTCTTGCCCTCATAGAGCGTGACCACGAACGCAATCAGGATCAGCGCGAAGATGCCGATGCCGATGGGGGATTTGGAGAAACGACGGAAAAAACCGAGCATGATTGGACCTTGAGCGCGTGGAAATGTCCCCATAGAGGCGCGGCATGACACTTCGCAAGCTGATCGCTGGAAACTGGAAAATGCACGGCAGCCTGTCCGTGCTGACCGAGATCGACACTATTGCCGCAGCCGCCAAGGGGCGCGACGTCGATGTGGCGATCTGCCCGCCGTTTACGCTAATTGCGCGTGCAACCGGACGCGGTGTCGCTATCGGCGCGCAGGATTGTCATGCCGCCGCAAAGGGCGCGCACACCGGCTGTGTGTCGGCGGCGATGCTAGTCGAGGCGGGGGCGGCATATTGCATTGTCGGCCATAGCGAGCGGCGCGCGGACAATTTTGAGACCGACGCCGACGTGAAGGCCAAGGCCGATGCGGTGATCGGAGCGGGCATGACAGCGATCTTGTGCGTAGGCGAGACTGTCGAACAGCGTCGAGCAGGGCAGGCCGTGGAAGTGGTAGAGGCTCAACTGGCGGGGTCGCTGCCCGCGTCGCGCGACAACCTTGCCATCGCTTATGAACCCGTCTGGGCCATCGGCACAGGCCTTGTCCCGTCCAACGCCGACGTTGCCGAGATGCATGCCGCGATCCGTGCTGTCGTCGGGCCGGACGTCCGCATTCTCTATGGCGGGTCGGTCAAGCCGTCGAATGCTGCGGAACTGCTGCATGTCGCCAATGTCGACGGCGCGCTGGTCGGCGGGGCTAGCCTGACCGCAGCGGATTTCGTGCCGATTATCGAGGCGGTCTCAGTCAGATAATACTCCTCCCCAGCGTAGCGCAGGGGAGGTGCCCGAAGGGCGGATGGGCCGCC
Protein-coding regions in this window:
- the trpE gene encoding anthranilate synthase component I, with product MSPDVAARDAAAAQLLAAGKPALVWRDMIADTETPVSAALKLIESGRGDFLLESVEGGAVRGRYSLIGLAPDLVFRAQGAAAEVNRHWLTDRNAFEPLAETTLDALRSLVATCRIDVPEGLPRALACLVGYFGYETVGLVEDLPRPPANPLNLPDMMFVRPTVVLVFDRLADRLFVVAPVWPGGRLDDAVERIEATIARIAQPYVAPAEAGAATNGRTPSTAASASAEATPVLPPGRYAAMVARAKEYISAGDIFQVVLAQRFTLPFTLPPFDLYRALRRINPSPFLYHLDLPGFSLTGSSPEILVRVRDDEVTIRPIAGTRPRGKTAVEDAENRASLLADPKERAEHLMLLDLGRNDVGRVATAGSVTVTDSYTVEFYSHVMHIVSNVVGKLSPAKDALDALFAGFPAGTVSGAPKVRACEIIAELEPETRGAYAGGVGYFSPDGSMDSCIVLRTAVVKDGVMHVQAGAGIVADSNPDYEQRECEAKAGALMAAAREAVRVASEAGYGQ
- the tpiA gene encoding triose-phosphate isomerase; protein product: MTLRKLIAGNWKMHGSLSVLTEIDTIAAAAKGRDVDVAICPPFTLIARATGRGVAIGAQDCHAAAKGAHTGCVSAAMLVEAGAAYCIVGHSERRADNFETDADVKAKADAVIGAGMTAILCVGETVEQRRAGQAVEVVEAQLAGSLPASRDNLAIAYEPVWAIGTGLVPSNADVAEMHAAIRAVVGPDVRILYGGSVKPSNAAELLHVANVDGALVGGASLTAADFVPIIEAVSVR
- a CDS encoding SurA N-terminal domain-containing protein — translated: MLGFFRRFSKSPIGIGIFALILIAFVVTLYEGKSGFGLPGVSSSAVATVGGKDIDEGELARRVQNQLEGERRRNPEMDMSQFVAGGGVEKTVDLTITGRALEIFAAQQGMVASKKLVDGAISSIPAFYGPTGRFDQTTFAQVLAQRKLSEKVVRDDFAREALTKMLAIPAAGAARVPEKLILPYASLLLESRSGQVAVVPSKAFEPKTAPTDTELQTFYQRNIARYTLPERRVVRYARFDKSRVTAKSVATDAEIQSAYAADASYAARDKRAFTQIIVPTQAQANDLLNKVRGGMSIADAAKSVQREPLTVASTDKTAFAQLTGARVADSAFAAAKGDFAAVERSGLGFHVVRVDAVQGIAATPLSAVRAKLAAEITEQKEKRAIADLIVQMEDDAGNNVTFDELVKKYALTVETTPALTGGGTSFDVPGYRAAPEVAAFLTDAFRAEPDDDPAVATLAGDAGYVLWKLDRKVPAAPKPLAEVRAMVVADVQVDKGSKAAKIAADKIVAAVNAGTPLGTALQSVGVALPPAQPAGARRLELAQAQGKAPPPLAMMFAMPEKRARTLQVEGKQGWYVVYVDKIVAGDARTAPGLIQATQQQLSGAIGDEYVEQFAKAVRAEVGATKSDAGLAKLKASLTGSGAR
- a CDS encoding aminodeoxychorismate/anthranilate synthase component II produces the protein MILVIDNYDSFTWNLVHYLMELGAEVEVVRNDAIGVGQAMSSGAEAFLISPGPCTPNEAGISLDLVAACAEAARPLLGVCLGHQAIGQHFGGRVVRGGLMHGKTSAVTHDGTGLFAGLPSPFTATRYHSLVVDDIPSDLIVNATSDDGHVMAFRHATLPIHSVQFHPESIATEHGHAMLANFMTLAGLKVAARA